The nucleotide sequence TAGGAATCAATTATTAAGAAATAGGGCAAATAGGGAAAACATTGAGTATGCAGAGATGGAGAGTATAGAAAAAGTAGAAGCTCATCGTAGGCGAAGGGAAAATATTTTAGTCAGGGATGAAGAGCAGGGCGTTAATACAGCGTCTCGTAGGTCAAGACGCCTTAATCTTACCGCTCGTGCAGTCGAACAAGCTGCCGATACTCAGCGTCGTTCAGAAAGGCGACAGATTAGCGAGCTTAGAGATATAGAGCAGGATCAAGACACAGCGAACCGTAGGGAAAGGCGGCGAAATAGCCAAGTGCGAGCTACAGAGCAGGCTCAAAACACTGCTGACCACTTGGAGAGGCGCTTGGATCCTGTTTTTCGTGCGGGTGAACAAGCAGCCGATACTAGTCGTCGTTCTATTAGGCGGCAAAATAGCCAAGTCCGAGCTACAGAGCAggttcaaaatactgctgaccactcGGAAAGGCGCTTGAATCCTGCTTTCCGTGCGGATgagcaagcagccgatactcggCGTCGTTCTATTAGACGGCGAAATAGCCAAGTGCGAGCTACAGAGCAGGCTCAAAACACTGCTGACCACTTGAGGAGGCGCTTGGATCCTGTTTTTCATGCGGGTGAACAAGCAGCCGATACAAGGCTTCGTTTTATTAGGCGGCAAAATAGCCAAGTCCGAGCTACAGAGCtggtgcaaaatactgctgaccactcGGAAAGGCGCTCGAATCCTGCTTTCCGTGCGGATgagcaagcagccgatactcggCGTCGTTCAATTAGGCGCTTGGATCCTACGTATCGTGCGGGTGAGCAAGAAGCAAATACCGTGCAACGAGCACAGGTTAGATCAACACAGGATCGCCTGTTGGAAAGAGCGCAGGATAGGGCTAGGAGAGCTACAGCTAGAAGTGTTAGGGATCGCAGGGTCGTCGAGCAGGCGAGGAATACACTGGCTCGACGAAGTGCACGTATAGCTGCTCGACAAGCAGCCATCGAtgcaattcaaaatataagtcaAAGAGTTAGTCAGTATAGAAGCCTTAGTGGAAACAGGGAAGcatgaatgtctgtctgtctgtctgaatgtctgtctgtcttattgtctgtctgtctgtttgtctgtgtgtctgtctgaatgtctgtctgtctgtctgaatttctgcctgtctgtctgtctaaatgtctgtctgactgtctatatgtctgtatgtctgtatgtctgtatgtctgtatgtctgtatgtctgtatgtctgtatgtctgtatgtctgtatgtctgtatgtctgtatgtctgtatgtctgtatgtctgtatgtctgtatgtctgtatgtctgtatgtctgtatgtctgtatgtctgtatgtctgtatgtctgtatgtctgtatgtctgtatgtctgtatgtctgtatgtctgtatgtctgtatgtctgtatgtctgtatgtctgtatgtctgtatgtctgtatgtctgtatgtctgtatgtctatatgtctgtatgtctgtatgtctgtatgtctgtatgtctgtatgtctgtatgtctgtatgtctgtatgtctgtatgtctgtatgtctgtatgtctgtatgtctgtatgtctgtatgtctgtatgtctgtatgtctgtatgtctgtatgtctgtatgtctgtatgtctgtatgtctttatgtctgtatgtctgtatgtctgtatgtctgtatgtctgtatgtctgtatgtctgtatgtctgtatgtctgtatgtctgtatgtctgtatgtctgtatgtctgtatgtctgtatgtctgtatgtctgtatgtctgtatgtctgtatgtctgtatgtctgtatgtctgtatgtctgtatgtctgtatgtctgtatgtctgtatgtctgtatgtctgtatgtctgtatgtctgtatgtctgtatgtctgtatgtctgtatgtctgtatgtctgtatgtctgtatgtctgtatgtctgtatgtctgtatgtctgtatgtctgtatgtctgtatgtctgtatgtctgtatgtctgtatgtctgtatgtctgtatgtctgtatgtctgtatgtctgtatgtctgtatgtctgtatgtctgtatgtctgtatgtctgtatgtctgtatgtctgtatgtctgtatgtctttctgtctgaatgtctgtccgaatgtctgtctgaatgtttgtctgtcggtctgactgtctggctggctggctgtctgtctgtctgtctgtctgaatgtctgtctgtctgtctgtctgtctgaatgtctgtctgtctatctgaatgtctgtctatctgaatgtctgtctttctgaatttctgtctgtctgaatgtctgtttttctgtatgtctgtatgtctgtatgtctgtatgtctgtatgtctgtatgtctgtatgtctgtatgtctgtatgtctgtatgtctgtatgtctgtatgtctgtatgtctgtatgtctgtatgtctgtatgtctgtatgtctgtatgtctgtatgtctgtatgtctgtatgtctgtatgtctgtatgtctgtatgtctgtatgtctgtatgtctgtatgtctgtatgtctgtatgtctgtatgtctgtatgtctgtatgtctgtatgtctgtatgtctgtatgtctgtatgtctgtatgtctgtatgtctgtatgtctgtatgtctgtatgtctgtatgtctgtatgtctgtatgtctgtatgtctgtatgtctgtatgtctgtatgtctgtatgtctgtatgtctgtatgtctgtatgtctgtatgtctgtatgtctgtatgtctgtatgtctgtatgtctgtatgtctgtatgtctgtatgtctgtatgtctgtatgtctgtatgtctgtatgtctgtatgtctgtatgtctgtatgtctgtatgtctgtatgtctgtatgtctgtatgtctgtatgtctgtatgtctgtatgtctgtatgtctgtatgtctgtttgtctgtatgtctgtatgtctgtatgtctgtatgtctgtatgtctgtatgtctgtatgtctgttttttttttttttttttgtgttagtGGTGGTTTAAAGCATCGAAAGCCAACTCGGAGCTGAACTAGCTTGCCGAAGTCTGGGACTCTAACCCAGTAAAAACTCCACCCCCTCCCCGCTTCCCCGGCGGTACTGCCGTTAGGTATTACTTCGCCGGGGGGGGAATGCCCTTAGGGCTCTCTAGGATTCTATCCTATTGGAATTTCGCAGTCTTTCTGCGATGCGCagttttttgagtactattgtGGCCATGTTGCAAACCGCAGACCAATTTACTTCTGATTCAAGCATAATGTCCACCAGGTTACAAGCGGCTGGCGTCCTCCCAACCCTTATGCTCAGATCTCTTCGTTCATTTTCGAATCTCGGACAGACAAAAAACACGTGTTCTGCGTCTTCATTATCCGACTCGCAGAGTGGGCAGTGCGGATAACGTTCATGCTTAAACCTATTCAGATAGTATTTAAAGCATCCATGTCCCGTCAACAGTTGCGTTAAGTAGTAGTCCACATGTCCATGCTTCCGTCCCAGCCATCTCTGCAGTTCTGGGATAAGCTTATACGTCCATCGTCCTTTGCTACTATTTACCCACCTCTCTTGCCACTTAGCAATGGTGAGTTCTCTGCACCTTTTCCGTACGGATTCTGCAGTTGCGACCCCTGTGCTGCCCGCGCGGATGTTAGCTGATTCCACTGCCAGCAGATCAATCGGTATGCCTCCCGATATTACCAGCGCCGCGTCATGGGATACCGTGCGGAACGCACAGCATACCCGTAGTGCACACAATCTCTGCACGGAGTCGCCGTCTTGCATATAACTTCCATTTTTTGTGGCTCGAGCCCATATGGGAGCAGCGTACATCAGCGTCGATGTGACAGCACTAACCAGTAATCTACGTCCTGGTTGCCTTGGTCCCCGAGTGTTCGCCATAATTCGCGATATCGCGGCCGCGGTCCTACTTGCCTTGCcactagcgtacgctagatgttctttgaaagaaagccggtggtcgatcatgacgcccaagtattttaggcttggacgcgatgtaattgtggcttctccaattttgatagtagctGCCTCCACTTTCTGCCTGCTACTTATCAGGACTGCTTCAGTCTTGTGCGCTGCCAAGGCGAGTCCCTTGGAGTCGAGCCATGCGCTTGCTCTTTTCCCCGCTTCATTGCAGATTTCTTCCGTATCTGGGAGTTTCTTTGCCGTAACCACTAtggccacgtcatccgcgaaaCCAATGAGTCGTGCCCCTTCGGGCATCGTGATCCTAAGTATCCCATCGTACATGACATTCCATAACAAAGGGCTTAGGACTGATCCTTGGGGAACTCCCCCGGTGACCCTGTGGGTCGATTGCCCGGAATCAGTATCGTACAGGAGCAGGCGGCCTTCAAAGTAGCTCGCTATTACTCTCTGTATATACACTGGTACATTTAGGTTGCTCAGTGCATTTAGTGTGTGGTGCCAGCTGGCGGAGTTGAAAGCGTTTTTTACATCCAACGTTGCCGCTAAGCAGTACTGCTTAGTGCCGTACAACCACCTTTTCCCCTCAATGGCTTTATCTGCGATTTCACACAGTTTACCGACGGCGTCGATGGTGGATAGCCCCTTCCGAAAACCATACTGCATCTCTGAGAGGCCGTTGGTTTCGGCAAGGGCACCTTCTAGCCGGGAGTGGATTATTCTTTCGAGAATTTTACCCACCGTGTCCAGCATGCAGAGTGGCCTATACGAAGAAGGCTCATCCGCGGGTTTTTCCCCCTTTGGTATGAGTACCAGCCGCTGTGTTTTCCAGCGGCTAGGGAACACACCTTCCGTTAGGCATGCGTTATACATGTCAACGTACTCTTTAGTATTTGCTTTTATGGCAATTTTGAGAACTTTATTCGGGATTCCATCTGGTCCCGGTGCCTTGTCGTCCAGTATTGTCTTCAATACCTGGAGGACTTCTTCGGCACTTGTGAGCTTTATGCTCGCCCTGTTCACGATCAGTGAGGTCCGCGCCAT is from Drosophila suzukii chromosome 3, CBGP_Dsuzu_IsoJpt1.0, whole genome shotgun sequence and encodes:
- the LOC139352800 gene encoding trichohyalin-like, producing MSKQPILGVVQLGAWILRIVRVSKKQIPCNEHRKHNVSVNEQWISDYTSETVPFIASQVDLALVEEQLAIQQEDVNSEATNSDENAEAEELNPGGQETMLENNQTHNVGIPRITMAPVEQDADTQRRSERRQINELRDIEQDKDTANRRERRRNSQVRATEQVQNTADHSERRSNPAFRADEQAADTRRRSIIRRNSQVRATEQAQNTADHLERRLDPVFRAVEQAADTQRRSERRQISELRDIEQDQDTANRRERRRNSQVRATEQAQNTADHLERRLDPVFRAGEQAADTSRRSIRRQNSQVRATEQVQNTADHSERRLNPAFRADEQAADTRRRSIRRRNSQVRATEQAQNTADHLRRRLDPVFHAGEQAADTRLRFIRRQNSQVRATELVQNTADHSERRSNPAFRADEQAADTRRRSIRRLDPTYRAGEQEANTVQRAQVRSTQDRLLERAQDRARRATARSVRDRRVVEQARNTLARRSARIAARQAAIDAIQNISQRVSQYRSLSGNREA